TTGCAAAGATCATCTATTCTTGGAGCAATGTCTGATAAACATAGCCTCAAATCATCCTCGATTTGTGCCCGATTGTGGTATTTCGTTTTGAGTGCAGTCATTTTTGAGAATCCTGCCTCACACAAATGTCGACGCGAAAGGGAGGAGAATCTTCAAGGCGACGTCACAGAGTTGAGGGTATTCCTGCATCAATGCTGCCCAGAATGACGAAAGAGGGCAGGAAGTAAAGAGTTCCTTCAGCCTACTGTCACTCTTCAGCTCAAAAAGCTGTTCCTGCATATCAATTGACAGCTTGTTTGCTGTGCACACAAATGGATCTCGAACCCACGCAATAGAGCGATAATCACTGCTGCGCAAGGCTACTGAGAGACTGACCACCTGTGAGTGCTTTTGGACGGGGGAGGGGCTCAAGGCAGCACCCGCTGCTCATTGAGCACAGTAACTGCAGAGTGATACGTGCTTTCGAATCTCCAAACACCACACATTTCTTTTCGCCATTTCCGCCATCTTATTAATCACTAAATTCACTTCTGACAACGTTTTAGGAATTGACAATTTGCTTCAAAGTTTTCGGAGTTGAGAAGCTCCATGAAGTGATGCGACAGCCAGCTAGTGCCTGCCCCGGCCGCTAGCTCGTCGGTCGGACAGTCTTACGCAGAGACCTCGCTGTAAGCTGGAGGTCTCTCAGACCGCTCTCGTTAATAAGAGGCTTTTATTTCGCCGTTGacggtttgtttgtttatatcacaACACATGTCCATTATAAGATCAACGGGAACCTGTGGTTAACTTTGGTTAACTGGTCTTTTCGGAGTTAAACTCCAAACGAGTGCCCTGCGGGCTTGACAACCTCGCTGACCGGgctgtctctcacacacgcgcacacgcacacacacgcgcacacacacgcgcacgcacacgcgcacgcacacgcgcacgcacacgcgcacgcacacacacacgcacacacacacgcacacacacacagcgcaggAGGCAGaggcaggggagagagagataccgtTTCTCTTCGGGAGACTTGTTTAAATTATGACATATGCTATATACATGTCACTACatttgtcgctagtcgcttttAACACGAAAGTCGCCAGGAGGATGATTTGTGTGATATAATAGTCCAACCACTGGCATTTCAACATGGAGAGAATTTTCgtgaattatattttatatatttttttttctcccgtCCTGTAGCCTACTCACGCCCCCCTGCGAAAGTGTCCGCGCCCCCCCAGGGGGGAGTACCCCAcctgttgagaaccactggctTAAATAATTTGAACTGAATTAGTTGATTGCCTAAACCAGTGCAAACCTTTTGGCTCGGGGGCCACATCCAGATTGGGAAATTGAATGAagggccacatttgttttgtaatttgtggatcataaatgatttgcaggccAAAAAGGCAATATGGTAAAACATTAAGCAGCAGGTCCCTTATGTctaaataatatacattcaGATTCTGATGTATGAGAATGGGCTGGTGAGTAGTTTTACTTtccctcaaaactattttactACCGGATGGAATTGTCTCACAGGACTTAATGTGCCCACCCCTGGCCTAAACTGTCATCTGGGAATGCAGATACCCAAATGTGGGCCTTCTCAATCATTCAGGCCTTGGATTTGGATTCTGCACAGAGGAGTACATTAAACAAATTGTCCAGGTTTCTCCTGGCCTCCAGACTGTCAGGGACTCTGAGAAAGCATATCAATGGCAACATTAAACATATCTATTTGAAACTTTTGTCTtccatcaaaatataaaatcctGCTCTGCACTCTAAACGGCaaatattttgcatttctttctctAATTGTTGTCATGTCTGCACGCATGGCTTATCCCAGGTACACTTAAAGGCTTTGTCTCAAAGCTGTCAAAGGTTCTCTTTGCCCCAAAATCACATAACGATTCAAGTGCCCCAACTGCAATGTTAATGTCTCTATCACTCCGCTGTGGAATAATGCTAGTTGCTAGAATTCTTGATAATACTGTATcccaaaatgtgtctaaatcccttttcatgtctgtcacagatGGGATTCCTGAAGTGGAGACACTTGAAGAGAAACAACAAGAAGACTACAATCATAAGAAGTCTCACCACTGTCCCcactgtgaaaaacatttctcatctctatcactgttaaaaaaacacattaagatACACgaaggtgagaagccttactcctgttctgactgtgggaagtgtttctctcgattaggtaaccttaaagttcaccagcgcatacatactggtgataagccttactcctgttctgactgtgggatgTTTTTCTCTCGCTTAGGgaaccttaaagttcaccagcgcatacatactggtgataagccttactcctgttctgactgtgggaaatgtttctctcaattaggttaccttaaaattcaccagcgcatacatactggaaagaagccttactcctgttctgactgtgggaagtgtttcccTCTTTTAGGTTACCTTAaaattcaccagcgcatacatactggtgataagccttattcctgttctgactgtggaaagagttttaTCTCATCATCTGGTCTTTCTAGACATCAGTTAGTGCATactggtgagaagccttactcctgttctgactgtgggaagtgtttttgCTCATCATCTAAACTTACTAGACATCAGTTAGTgcatactggtgataagccttactcctgttctgactgtgggaagtgtttctctcaattaggttaTCTTAAAGTTCACCAGGGCATACGTactggtgagaagccttactcctgctctgactgtgggaagtgttttatctCATCATCTGGTCTTACTAGACATCAGTTAATACATactggtgagaagccttactcctgttctgactgtgggaagtgttttatctCATCATCTAGCCTTACTAGACATCAGTTAGGGCATactggtgagaagccttactcctgtcctgtctgtgggaagtgtttcatctCATCATCTGGCCTTACTAGACATCAGTTAGTGCATACTGgtgagaaaccttactcctgttctgactgtgggaagtgtttctctcaattacattaccttaaagttcaccagcgcatgcatactggtgataagccttactcctgttctgac
This is a stretch of genomic DNA from Esox lucius isolate fEsoLuc1 chromosome 11, fEsoLuc1.pri, whole genome shotgun sequence. It encodes these proteins:
- the LOC109615437 gene encoding LOW QUALITY PROTEIN: zinc finger protein 135-like (The sequence of the model RefSeq protein was modified relative to this genomic sequence to represent the inferred CDS: inserted 1 base in 1 codon), producing MFFSRLGNLKVHQRIHTGDKPYSCSDCGKCFSQLGYLKIHQRIHTGKKPYSCSDCGKCFPLLGYLKIHQRIHTGDKPYSCSDCGKSFISSSGLSRHQLVHTGEKPYSCSDCGKCFCSSSKLTRHQLVHTGDKPYSCSDCGKCFSQLGYLKVHQGIRTGEKPYSCSDCGKCFISSSGLTRHQLIHTGEKPYSCSDCGKCFISSSSLTRHQLGHTGEKPYSCPVCGKCFISSSGLTRHQLVHTGEKPYSCSDCGKCFSQLHYLKVHQRMHTGDKPYSCSDCGKCFISSSVLIRHQLVHTGEKLFSCADCGKSFISSSKLTRHQLVHTGEKPYSCSDCGKCFSQLDYLKVHQRIHTGEKPYSCSDCGKCFSQLDYLKVHQXHTYWREALLLLRLWEVFCFFICN